The Candidatus Methylomirabilis limnetica genome contains the following window.
CTCCGTCCTCAACCAGGGGTAATCAGCTTCGTCGTTGACACTCATCGGCCCGCCCATGACCAGGAGCCCGGAATACGGTGACAAGCCTTCCGGTACCCGATCGCCCTCATACAGCCTTACCGTCTCCACTGGGCGATTCTGCTTCTCAAGCAGGTCAAGGAAGATGCCCGGGGTCTCGCATCCGACGTGCTGGAGGACCAAGAGTGGTTTCATCGCAACGGCAGGTAGGGCTTAACGCTTCGGCTTCAAGCTCTTTAACGGTGGTGGGCATGCACCGCTCTCCATGCCTTTGTTGGGCGCACCTAGGTCCGCCATGGGTGCTCCGGAAGATCGGAAAGCCCAACGATCTCAACCCCCGCCTTTGCAACAAGATGATCGTTCTCAACCGAACTGCCGCTCACTCCAATCGCTCCGATAAGAATGCCTTCTGTATTCACAATGGGAAGCCCTCCAGGAAATGTAATTAATCCTTCATTGGAGTGCTCAATCCCAAACAGCGGACCAGCGGGCTGAGAGAGCTTGCCGATCTGGCCCGTGGGCATCCCGAAGAAACAGGCAGTCTTAGCCTTCTTGATAGCAATGTCGATACTTCCCACCCAAGCATCATTCATCCGAGCAAAAGCTTTTAAATTAGCCCCGGAGTCCACCACTGCGATACACATCTGGGTGCCGACTTCCTCAGCTTTTTTTATGGCAGCCTCAACGGCTTGCTG
Protein-coding sequences here:
- a CDS encoding GlcG/HbpS family heme-binding protein, which gives rise to MHVTFEEAQQAVEAAIKKAEEVGTQMCIAVVDSGANLKAFARMNDAWVGSIDIAIKKAKTACFFGMPTGQIGKLSQPAGPLFGIEHSNEGLITFPGGLPIVNTEGILIGAIGVSGSSVENDHLVAKAGVEIVGLSDLPEHPWRT